In Xanthomonas sacchari, a genomic segment contains:
- the otsA gene encoding alpha,alpha-trehalose-phosphate synthase (UDP-forming), whose amino-acid sequence MSRLVVVSNRVALPGENRAGGLAVGLLAALKERGGVWFGWSGKTVRGDSGAMHEQTQGDIRFVTMDLNRADLDAYYNGFANRTLWPLLHFRLDLVDYDRATREGYRRVNAMFADKLAPLLREDDTVWIHDYHLIPLASLLRERGIGCRIGFFLHVPFPSADLIQALPDHARLFSGFYAYDLIGFQTRRDVDRFQAYVRLFGGGKVIKDGLLEAPGGRRFRAAMFPIGIDTELIAQQARAAMSKPAVRDLRSSLRDRQLAIGVDRLDYSKGLPERFLGFERYLERHADQRGSLTYLQIAPVSRGDVTEYKQLRNQLEQIAGHINGGHAEPDWTPLRYVNRNFTHATLTGFYRAAQVGLVTPLRDGMNLVAKEYVAAQDPENPGVLVLSLLAGAADELKEALLVNPHDLDGVADAIATGASLPKAKRIERWQAMMDHLRKHDINAWRQRYLQALESLR is encoded by the coding sequence ATGAGCAGATTGGTGGTGGTCTCCAACCGTGTGGCGCTGCCCGGCGAGAACCGCGCCGGCGGCCTGGCGGTGGGCTTGCTGGCGGCGCTGAAGGAGCGCGGCGGCGTGTGGTTCGGCTGGAGCGGCAAGACCGTGCGCGGCGACAGCGGCGCCATGCACGAACAGACCCAGGGCGACATCCGCTTCGTCACCATGGACCTCAATCGCGCCGACCTGGACGCGTACTACAACGGCTTCGCCAACCGCACGCTGTGGCCGCTGCTGCACTTCCGCCTGGACCTGGTCGACTACGACCGCGCCACCCGCGAGGGCTATCGCCGGGTCAACGCCATGTTCGCCGACAAGCTCGCGCCGCTGCTGCGCGAGGACGACACGGTGTGGATCCACGACTATCACCTGATCCCGCTGGCCTCGCTGCTGCGCGAGCGCGGCATCGGCTGCCGCATCGGCTTCTTCCTGCACGTGCCGTTCCCCTCGGCCGACCTGATCCAGGCGCTGCCGGACCACGCGCGGCTGTTCTCCGGCTTCTACGCCTACGACCTGATCGGCTTCCAGACCCGCCGCGACGTCGACCGCTTCCAGGCCTACGTGCGCCTGTTCGGCGGCGGCAAGGTGATCAAGGACGGCCTGCTGGAAGCGCCGGGCGGGCGCCGTTTCCGCGCGGCCATGTTCCCGATCGGCATCGACACCGAACTGATCGCGCAGCAGGCGCGCGCGGCGATGTCCAAGCCGGCGGTGCGCGACCTGCGCAGCAGCCTGCGCGATCGCCAGCTGGCAATCGGCGTGGACCGGCTGGACTACTCCAAGGGCCTGCCGGAACGCTTCCTCGGCTTCGAGCGCTACCTGGAGCGGCATGCGGACCAGCGCGGCAGCCTGACCTACCTGCAGATCGCGCCGGTTTCGCGCGGCGACGTCACCGAATACAAGCAGTTGCGCAACCAGCTCGAACAGATCGCCGGGCACATCAACGGCGGCCACGCCGAGCCGGACTGGACCCCGCTGCGCTACGTCAACCGCAACTTCACCCATGCCACCCTGACCGGCTTCTACCGCGCCGCGCAGGTCGGCCTGGTGACGCCGCTGCGCGACGGCATGAACCTGGTGGCCAAGGAATACGTGGCCGCGCAGGATCCGGAGAATCCCGGCGTGCTGGTGCTGTCGCTGCTGGCCGGCGCCGCCGACGAACTGAAGGAGGCGCTGCTGGTCAATCCGCACGACCTGGACGGTGTCGCCGACGCCATCGCCACCGGCGCGTCGCTGCCCAAGGCCAAGCGCATCGAACGCTGGCAGGCGATGATGGACCACCTGCGCAAGCACGACATCAACGCCTGGCGCCAGCGCTATCTGCAGGCGCTGGAAAGCCTTCGGTAA
- a CDS encoding glycoside hydrolase family 15 protein, with the protein MSSPNLDLGVIGNGSFGALIDKRASVVWSCLPAFDGDPAFCALLSPRAHPGGDFSIELEDFVDSDQHYLANTAILRTVLRDAHGGAVEVIDFAPRWRNHGRFYRPVSIIRQVRPLAGNPRIRVRARPLADWGARQPERTWGSNHVRWLLPDFTLRLTTDVPVRFIRDELPFVLNHPVNLMLGVDESLTRSLTGYIQEAQERTEEYWREWVRYLSVPLDWQDAVIRSAITLKLCQYEDSGAIIAAMTTSIPEAPDTPRNWDYRYCWLRDAAFVVRALNRLGATRTMEQFLGYIFNIATTDGSLQPLYGIGFEAALEEHEVESLAGYRGMGPVRRGNLAWIQKQHDVYGSVVLASTQLFFDLRLKDPGDAHTFLRLEPLGERAFALHDVPDAGLWEFRGRAEVHTYTSAMCWAACDRLAKIAARLGLEERVAHWRDRADRIRERVLADAWSAELGHFTDTFNGHRLDASLLLLADIGFIAPDDPRFVATVEAIGRDLKHGDALYRYVAPDDFGEPETSFTICTFWYIDALAAIGRKEEARELFERILARRNHLGLLSEDLAFDNGEAWGNFPQTYSHVGLIIAAMRLSRSWQEAS; encoded by the coding sequence ATGAGTTCCCCCAATCTCGACCTCGGCGTCATCGGCAACGGCAGCTTCGGCGCCCTGATCGACAAACGGGCCAGCGTGGTGTGGAGCTGCCTGCCGGCCTTCGACGGCGACCCGGCGTTCTGCGCGCTGCTGTCGCCGCGCGCGCACCCCGGCGGCGATTTCAGCATCGAGCTGGAAGACTTCGTCGACAGCGACCAGCACTACCTGGCCAATACCGCGATCCTGCGCACGGTGCTGCGCGACGCCCACGGCGGCGCGGTGGAGGTCATCGACTTCGCGCCGCGCTGGCGCAACCACGGGCGCTTCTACCGCCCGGTCAGCATCATCCGCCAGGTGCGGCCGCTGGCCGGCAACCCGCGCATCCGCGTGCGCGCGCGGCCGCTGGCCGACTGGGGCGCGCGCCAGCCGGAGCGTACCTGGGGCAGCAACCACGTGCGCTGGCTGCTGCCGGACTTCACCCTGCGCCTGACCACCGACGTGCCGGTGCGCTTCATCCGCGACGAGCTGCCGTTCGTGCTCAACCACCCGGTCAACCTGATGCTGGGCGTGGACGAATCGCTGACCCGCTCGCTGACCGGCTACATCCAGGAAGCGCAGGAACGCACCGAGGAATACTGGCGCGAGTGGGTGCGCTACCTGTCGGTGCCGCTGGACTGGCAGGACGCGGTGATCCGCAGCGCGATCACCCTGAAGCTGTGCCAGTACGAGGACAGCGGCGCGATCATCGCGGCGATGACCACCTCCATCCCGGAAGCGCCGGACACCCCGCGCAACTGGGACTACCGCTACTGCTGGCTGCGCGACGCCGCCTTCGTGGTGCGCGCGCTGAACCGGCTCGGCGCCACCCGCACCATGGAGCAGTTCCTCGGCTACATCTTCAACATCGCCACCACCGACGGCAGCCTGCAGCCGCTGTACGGCATCGGCTTCGAGGCGGCGCTGGAGGAACACGAGGTCGAGTCGCTGGCCGGCTACCGCGGCATGGGCCCGGTGCGGCGCGGCAACCTGGCCTGGATCCAGAAGCAGCACGACGTGTACGGCAGCGTGGTGCTGGCCTCCACCCAACTGTTCTTCGACCTGCGCCTGAAGGACCCCGGCGACGCCCACACCTTCCTGCGCCTGGAGCCGCTGGGCGAGCGCGCCTTCGCGCTGCACGACGTGCCCGACGCCGGCCTGTGGGAGTTCCGCGGCCGCGCCGAGGTGCACACCTACACCAGCGCGATGTGCTGGGCCGCCTGCGACCGCCTGGCCAAGATCGCCGCGCGGCTGGGCCTGGAAGAACGCGTGGCGCACTGGCGCGACCGTGCCGACCGGATCCGCGAGCGCGTGCTCGCCGACGCCTGGAGCGCGGAGCTGGGGCACTTCACCGACACCTTCAACGGCCACCGGCTGGACGCCTCGTTGCTGTTGCTGGCCGACATCGGCTTCATCGCCCCGGACGATCCGCGCTTCGTCGCCACGGTCGAGGCGATCGGCCGCGACCTCAAGCATGGCGATGCGCTGTACCGCTACGTGGCGCCGGACGATTTCGGCGAACCGGAAACCAGCTTCACCATCTGCACGTTCTGGTACATCGACGCCTTGGCCGCGATCGGCCGCAAGGAGGAGGCGCGCGAGCTGTTCGAGCGCATCCTGGCCCGACGCAATCACCTGGGCCTGCTGTCGGAGGACCTGGCCTTCGACAACGGCGAAGCCTGGGGCAATTTCCCGCAGACCTACTCGCATGTCGGCCTGATCATCGCCGCCATGCGCTTGTCGCGTAGTTGGCAGGAGGCGTCATGA
- the otsB gene encoding trehalose-phosphatase codes for MADALPLRPPPPRLDDACALFLDVDGTLIAFAERPDQVQLLPEVREAVGRLHQRLGGAVALVSGRPLAQLDRLFAPLRLPAAGLHGHELRSDADAQAAMPADTSAWLHALHARAAHLHQAHPGVLVEDKGASLALHWRAAPGAGEAVLAFARAQIADLPGYRLQPGDHVVEFVPEGSDKGVALTTLLQQPPFRGRRPVFVGDDLTDEFGFAAANQAGGWSVLVGTRADSAATYALPDPRGVHAWLRDNAG; via the coding sequence ATGGCAGACGCGCTCCCCCTCCGACCGCCGCCGCCGCGCCTGGACGATGCCTGCGCATTGTTCCTGGACGTGGACGGCACCCTCATCGCCTTTGCCGAACGTCCCGACCAGGTGCAGTTGCTGCCCGAGGTGCGTGAGGCGGTCGGCCGCCTGCACCAGCGCCTCGGTGGTGCGGTGGCGCTGGTCAGCGGACGTCCGCTGGCGCAGCTGGATCGCTTGTTCGCGCCGCTGCGGCTGCCCGCCGCCGGCCTGCACGGCCACGAACTGCGCAGCGACGCCGACGCGCAAGCCGCGATGCCCGCCGACACCTCGGCGTGGCTGCATGCGCTGCATGCGCGCGCCGCGCACCTGCACCAGGCGCATCCGGGCGTCCTGGTCGAGGACAAGGGCGCCAGCCTGGCCCTGCACTGGCGCGCGGCGCCGGGCGCGGGCGAGGCGGTACTGGCGTTCGCCCGCGCCCAGATCGCCGACCTGCCCGGCTACCGCCTGCAGCCCGGCGACCACGTGGTCGAGTTCGTACCCGAAGGCAGCGACAAGGGCGTGGCGCTGACCACGCTGCTGCAGCAGCCGCCGTTCCGCGGCCGCCGCCCGGTGTTCGTCGGCGACGATCTCACCGACGAATTCGGCTTCGCCGCGGCCAACCAGGCCGGTGGCTGGAGCGTGCTGGTCGGCACCCGCGCCGACAGCGCCGCCACCTATGCGCTGCCCGATCCACGCGGCGTACACGCCTGGCTGCGCGATAACGCCGGATGA
- a CDS encoding TonB-dependent receptor plug domain-containing protein translates to MSSPFVRPLSLAIALVLAAPAFAQDAAPAAATNLDTVIVTGTRASGRTVLESTAPVDVLSAEDIRKAGVVNGELGSALQALLPSFNFPRQSNSGGADHVRAAQLRGLSPDQVLVLVNGKRRHTSALVNTDSKIGKGTTPVDFNAIPISAIKRIEVLRDGAGAQYGSDAVAGVINVILDDDPDSGALEASYGANHTDVKPIHRTLTDGQTGYASGKVGTRLGEDGGFFKVGLELKNHEATNRAGFDQIPSFEEQTPANLALAGKRNYALGDGASKDLNAWLNGKLPFGQGSEVYAFGTYNQRDTQGDNYFRYPDGSANWTQVYPQGYRPVSLGENRDLQAVLGARGQWGEWAYDASLDYGRNDFTYRLKHSLNASLGPGSPTRFKTGDYAFEQGVANLDLSRGFDAAGATHTLGTGVELRREHYRTRPGDPASYAAGPYTDRPTGAQAGGGLTPQDAADLSRNVASLYASLSSQFGDKFSTDLAARYEHYQDFGGELTGKLAARYEFVPAFALRGAISNNFRAPSLSQIGYEASSTGYNANGQLLQGRLLSVDNPIAQALGARSLQPEKSRNYSLGFTSRVGSHFDLSLDLFQIDIDKRIALSESIDGDALTDFVAQRFGITGLQSASFFVNAADTRTRGAELVSNWRQALGDGQLQLTGTWSYAKTELENVVATPAQLLALNPDYVLFGAEERNTLTDAAPRTRAQLAANWSDARWSLQTRVTRYGSATRVFDFGDGFAPQQTYSAKWQLDAEVEYHLTPQWSVAVGGQNLTDAYADRSKPDIAYFGNLPYDVLSPIGSNGAYYYGRVRYTF, encoded by the coding sequence ATGTCGTCCCCGTTCGTCAGGCCGTTGAGCCTGGCCATCGCCCTGGTCCTGGCGGCCCCCGCCTTCGCCCAGGACGCCGCCCCGGCCGCCGCGACCAATCTGGACACGGTGATCGTCACCGGCACCCGCGCCAGCGGCCGCACCGTGCTCGAATCCACCGCGCCGGTGGACGTGCTCAGCGCCGAGGACATCCGCAAGGCCGGCGTGGTCAACGGCGAACTCGGCAGCGCGCTGCAGGCGCTGCTGCCCTCGTTCAACTTCCCGCGCCAGTCCAACTCCGGCGGTGCCGACCACGTGCGCGCCGCGCAGTTGCGCGGACTCTCGCCGGACCAGGTGCTGGTGCTGGTCAACGGCAAGCGCCGCCACACCTCGGCGCTGGTCAACACCGACAGCAAGATCGGCAAGGGCACCACCCCGGTGGACTTCAACGCCATTCCGATCAGCGCCATCAAGCGCATCGAGGTGCTGCGCGACGGTGCCGGCGCGCAGTACGGCTCCGACGCGGTGGCCGGGGTGATCAACGTGATCCTCGACGACGATCCGGACAGCGGCGCGCTGGAAGCCAGCTACGGCGCCAACCACACCGACGTCAAGCCGATCCACCGCACCCTCACCGACGGCCAGACCGGCTATGCCAGCGGCAAGGTCGGCACGCGCCTGGGCGAGGACGGCGGCTTCTTCAAGGTCGGCCTGGAACTGAAGAACCACGAGGCCACCAACCGCGCCGGCTTCGACCAGATCCCCTCGTTCGAGGAACAGACCCCGGCCAACCTGGCCCTGGCCGGCAAGCGCAACTACGCGCTCGGCGACGGCGCCAGCAAGGACCTCAACGCCTGGCTCAACGGCAAGCTGCCGTTCGGCCAGGGCAGCGAGGTCTATGCCTTCGGCACCTACAACCAGCGCGACACGCAGGGCGACAACTACTTCCGCTACCCCGACGGCAGCGCCAACTGGACCCAGGTGTATCCGCAGGGCTACCGCCCGGTGTCGCTGGGCGAGAACCGCGACCTGCAGGCGGTGCTCGGCGCGCGCGGGCAGTGGGGCGAATGGGCCTACGACGCCAGCCTCGACTACGGCCGCAACGACTTCACCTACCGGCTCAAGCACTCGCTCAACGCCTCGTTGGGCCCGGGCAGCCCGACCCGCTTCAAGACCGGCGACTACGCCTTCGAACAGGGCGTGGCCAACCTCGACCTGAGCCGCGGCTTCGACGCCGCCGGCGCCACCCACACCCTGGGCACCGGCGTGGAGCTGCGCCGCGAGCACTACCGCACTCGTCCGGGCGACCCGGCCAGCTACGCCGCCGGTCCCTACACCGACCGCCCCACCGGCGCCCAGGCCGGCGGCGGCCTGACCCCGCAGGATGCGGCCGACCTGTCGCGCAACGTCGCCAGCCTCTACGCCAGCCTGTCCAGCCAGTTCGGCGACAAGTTCTCCACCGACCTGGCCGCGCGCTACGAGCACTACCAGGACTTCGGCGGCGAACTGACCGGCAAGCTGGCCGCGCGCTACGAGTTCGTCCCGGCGTTCGCCCTGCGCGGCGCCATCTCCAACAACTTCCGCGCGCCGTCGTTGAGCCAGATCGGCTACGAAGCCAGCTCCACCGGCTACAACGCCAATGGCCAGCTGCTGCAGGGCCGCCTGCTCTCGGTCGACAACCCGATCGCGCAGGCGCTGGGCGCCCGTTCGCTGCAGCCGGAGAAGTCGCGCAACTACAGCCTGGGCTTCACCAGCCGCGTCGGCAGCCACTTCGACCTGTCGCTGGACCTGTTCCAGATCGACATCGACAAGCGCATCGCGCTGTCGGAAAGCATCGACGGCGACGCCCTGACCGACTTCGTCGCGCAACGCTTCGGCATCACTGGCCTGCAGAGCGCCAGCTTCTTCGTCAACGCCGCCGACACCCGCACCCGCGGCGCCGAACTGGTCAGCAACTGGCGGCAGGCGCTGGGCGACGGCCAGCTGCAGTTGACCGGCACCTGGAGCTACGCCAAGACCGAACTGGAGAACGTGGTGGCCACGCCGGCGCAGTTGCTGGCGCTGAATCCGGACTACGTGCTGTTCGGCGCGGAGGAGCGCAACACCCTGACCGACGCGGCACCGCGCACCCGCGCGCAGCTGGCGGCGAACTGGAGCGACGCGCGCTGGTCGCTGCAGACCCGGGTGACCCGCTACGGCAGCGCCACCCGCGTGTTCGACTTCGGCGACGGCTTCGCCCCGCAGCAGACGTACAGCGCCAAGTGGCAACTCGACGCCGAGGTCGAATACCACCTCACCCCGCAGTGGAGCGTGGCCGTGGGCGGGCAGAACCTCACCGACGCCTACGCCGACCGCTCCAAGCCGGACATCGCCTACTTCGGCAACCTGCCCTACGACGTGCTGTCGCCGATCGGCAGCAATGGCGCTTACTACTATGGGCGGGTGAGGTACACCTTCTGA
- a CDS encoding DUF3574 domain-containing protein: MLLRAPLIAVLLALSACASVAPSASSAPSKVSATLQGDAARPAQASGWVRSELYFGVGEESGPADRPQAEPISEARWRAFLDKEVTPRFPDGLTVFDAYGQWLFRGAKEPNRLNTKVLVILHEDTPQRRADIEAIRLAWKQATGHQSVLWARQAVDVSF; this comes from the coding sequence ATGCTGCTGCGTGCCCCGTTGATCGCCGTCCTCCTGGCCCTGAGCGCCTGCGCCAGCGTCGCGCCGTCCGCGTCGTCCGCGCCGAGCAAGGTCAGCGCCACGCTGCAGGGCGATGCCGCGCGTCCGGCGCAGGCCAGCGGCTGGGTGCGCAGCGAGCTGTATTTCGGTGTGGGCGAGGAGAGCGGCCCGGCCGACCGCCCGCAGGCCGAGCCGATCAGCGAGGCGCGCTGGCGCGCGTTCCTGGACAAGGAGGTCACGCCGCGCTTTCCCGATGGCCTGACCGTGTTCGATGCCTATGGGCAGTGGCTGTTCCGCGGCGCCAAGGAGCCGAACCGGCTCAACACCAAGGTGCTGGTGATCCTGCACGAGGACACCCCGCAGCGCCGCGCCGACATCGAAGCGATCCGCCTGGCGTGGAAGCAGGCCACCGGCCACCAGTCGGTGCTGTGGGCGCGGCAGGCGGTGGACGTGTCGTTTTGA
- a CDS encoding GNAT family N-acetyltransferase — protein sequence MCGLLEYHLQQMHAQSPPGSVYALDLSGLRHPRIQLWSAWRDEALVAVGALRTLDDGGGELKSMRTHPAFLRQGAAAALLEHLIAVARAEGLQRLSLETGSGAAFEAALALYRRRGFHNGPAFGDYVPSAFNQFLHLPL from the coding sequence GTGTGTGGATTGTTGGAGTACCACCTGCAGCAGATGCATGCGCAGTCGCCGCCGGGGAGCGTGTACGCGCTGGACCTGTCCGGCCTGCGGCATCCGCGGATCCAGTTGTGGAGCGCGTGGCGCGACGAGGCGCTGGTCGCGGTCGGCGCGTTGCGGACGCTGGACGATGGCGGCGGCGAACTGAAGTCGATGCGCACGCATCCGGCGTTCCTGCGCCAGGGCGCGGCCGCGGCGCTGCTCGAACACCTGATCGCGGTCGCCCGCGCCGAGGGCCTGCAGCGGCTGAGCCTGGAGACCGGCAGCGGCGCGGCGTTCGAGGCGGCGCTGGCGCTGTACCGCCGTCGCGGCTTCCACAACGGACCGGCGTTCGGCGACTACGTGCCGAGCGCGTTCAACCAGTTTCTGCACCTGCCGCTGTAG
- a CDS encoding DUF3014 domain-containing protein, with the protein MQPRHSFWPWILVAVLVAAAAAWLFRDNIAALWPAAAPAPAAVVPAPAATPPAAADAPAAAAAPPPIQHPINPAEAADAAIPALAASDDAAWAALSALAGGDAPLALLVRDHLIQRLVTMVDNLTQHRVTSRALALKQVPGELQVSTDASGASVIADANAQRYAPYVEAFTRADPGTAVAAYRRFYPLFQQAYVELGYPQGYFNDRLVQVIDHLLQTPTPTAPLAVEVDPVRGKYRFVDPALESLSIGQKALLRMGPTQAAAVKAQLRAVREALTRT; encoded by the coding sequence ATGCAGCCGCGTCACTCGTTCTGGCCGTGGATCCTGGTCGCCGTGCTGGTGGCCGCCGCCGCGGCCTGGTTGTTCCGCGACAACATCGCCGCGCTGTGGCCCGCTGCGGCACCGGCGCCTGCCGCGGTCGTACCTGCGCCTGCCGCGACCCCGCCTGCGGCGGCTGACGCGCCCGCCGCGGCCGCGGCGCCACCGCCGATCCAGCACCCGATTAATCCCGCGGAAGCCGCCGATGCGGCGATTCCGGCGCTGGCCGCCAGTGACGATGCGGCCTGGGCGGCGCTGAGCGCGCTGGCCGGCGGCGATGCGCCGCTGGCGCTGCTGGTGCGCGACCACCTGATCCAGCGTCTGGTGACCATGGTCGACAACCTGACCCAGCACCGCGTCACCTCGCGTGCGCTGGCGCTCAAGCAGGTGCCGGGCGAGTTGCAGGTGAGCACCGATGCCAGCGGCGCCAGCGTCATCGCCGACGCCAACGCACAGCGCTATGCGCCCTACGTGGAGGCGTTCACCCGCGCCGATCCGGGCACCGCGGTGGCGGCCTATCGGCGCTTCTATCCGCTGTTCCAGCAGGCCTACGTGGAACTGGGCTATCCGCAGGGCTACTTCAACGACCGCTTGGTGCAGGTGATCGACCACCTGTTGCAGACCCCGACGCCGACCGCGCCGCTGGCGGTGGAGGTCGATCCGGTGCGCGGCAAGTACCGTTTCGTCGACCCGGCGCTGGAATCGCTGTCGATCGGACAGAAGGCGCTGCTGCGCATGGGCCCGACCCAGGCCGCGGCGGTGAAGGCGCAGTTGCGCGCCGTGCGCGAGGCGCTGACGCGGACCTGA
- a CDS encoding glutathione S-transferase has product MHYELYYWTGIQGRGEFVRLALEDAGAGYRDVAREQGDAAMQPFLDGAHAGARPFAPPFLKAGRLVIAQVANILHYLGPPLGLVPDSEARRLQALQLQLTIADMVAEVHDSHHPIASGLYYEDQKAEAQRRAEDLRKHRLPKFLGYFEQVLDQGGGRHALREHSYVDLSLFQLMSGLDYAFPQAMKKLSPKLPRLRALQQRVCERPAIAAYLASPRRLPFNENGIFRHYPELDG; this is encoded by the coding sequence ATGCACTATGAGCTGTACTACTGGACCGGCATCCAGGGCCGCGGCGAGTTCGTGCGGCTGGCGCTGGAGGACGCCGGCGCCGGCTATCGCGACGTCGCCCGCGAGCAGGGCGACGCGGCGATGCAGCCCTTCCTCGATGGCGCCCATGCCGGCGCGCGGCCATTCGCACCGCCATTCCTCAAGGCCGGCCGGCTGGTGATCGCCCAGGTCGCCAACATCCTGCATTACCTCGGCCCGCCGCTGGGCCTGGTGCCGGACAGCGAGGCGCGGCGGCTGCAGGCGCTGCAACTGCAACTGACCATCGCCGACATGGTCGCCGAGGTGCATGACAGCCACCACCCGATCGCCAGCGGGCTGTACTACGAAGACCAGAAGGCCGAAGCGCAGCGGCGCGCCGAGGACCTGCGCAAGCACAGGCTGCCGAAGTTCCTGGGCTATTTCGAACAGGTGTTGGACCAGGGCGGCGGGCGCCACGCGCTGCGCGAGCATTCCTATGTGGACCTGTCGCTGTTCCAGCTGATGAGCGGGCTGGACTACGCCTTCCCGCAGGCGATGAAAAAACTGTCGCCGAAACTGCCGCGGCTGCGCGCCCTGCAGCAGCGCGTGTGCGAGCGCCCGGCCATCGCCGCCTACCTGGCCTCGCCGCGGCGCCTGCCGTTCAACGAGAACGGTATCTTCCGGCATTACCCCGAGCTGGATGGCTGA